The following are from one region of the Silene latifolia isolate original U9 population chromosome 9, ASM4854445v1, whole genome shotgun sequence genome:
- the LOC141601955 gene encoding uncharacterized protein LOC141601955, whose protein sequence is MKDLLLEHAGSPDQAIQQLENCTSQSRYNTDVMYDFIRSRRAPVTWSTLVNGAGCHSKHSFTGMMVMNNGLSTVGKLITRGLFLINRCVLCEHSCEDLSHLFFYCDYSRQTLSVIAHWAHLPLRSYLLAHIMQDSASTRRTAKQLASLMATIYYLWKERNNRIFKGAKSTIDTLCVVIMKVITLRLYGARLS, encoded by the coding sequence ATGAAAGATCTTCTCCTAGAACATGCAGGCTCCCCTGATCAGGCTATCCAGCAGCTTGAAAACTGCACATCCCAGTCGAGGTATAATACTGATGTTATGTATGACTTTATAAGAAGTAGAAGGGCTCCAGTCACTTGGTCTACTCTGGTTAATGGAGCAGGATGTCATTCTAAGCATTCTTTCACTGGTATGATGGTTATGAACAATGGCTTATCTACAGTGGGCAAACTGATAACTCGAGGGCTATTTTTGATTAATCGATGTGTGCTATGTGAACATAGCTGTGAAGACCTCTCtcatttgtttttttattgtgatTATTCAAGGCAAACTTTGTCTGTTATTGCTCACTGGGCTCATCTTCCTTTGCGCTCCTACTTGTTGGCTCATATTATGCAGGATAGTGCTTCCACCAGAAGAACTGCAAAGCAACTGGCTAGTTTGATGGCTACTATTTACTACTTGTGGAAGGAAAGAAACAATAGGATCTTTAAGGGTGCTAAGTCCACTATAGATACTCTTTGTGTTGTAATTATGAAAGTTATAACTTTACGTTTGTATGGTGCTCGACTTTCTTAG
- the LOC141600257 gene encoding protein NRT1/ PTR FAMILY 5.1: MDVEETNVKAYTLDGTMDLRGRPVLASKTGKWKACAFLLVYEVFERMAFYGIASNLVVYVTTQLHEDTVSSVRNVNNWNGVVWMTPILGAYLADSYLGRYWTFTISSLIYVLGMLFLTTVVSLKSLKPRCTNNTCNNEGSSSKIAMFYVALYVIALGAGGTKPNISTFGADQFDELDPHEKKLKVSLFNWWFFCAFLGGLFATLALVYIQENLGWGLGYGIPTIGLLLSLIVFYLGTPIYRHKARNLKSPTTDVFRVIFTAMANWRLKVLENPNDKQLENRNTARFRFLEKASVEEGSTRPPCTKAQVEKSKQVCGMIMIWLVLLIPSTIWAQINTLFVKQGTTLNRHIGPNFQVPAASLGSFVTLSMLLTLPIYDLYFVPMMRSRTGNPRGITLLQRIGIGCIIQVLAIAVAYTVEMHRMHVIKVEHVLGSKSLVPMSIFLLMPQYALIGVADVFNSIGLLEFFYDQSPDDMQSLGTTFFTSAIGVGNFFNSFLVTMVVKITGRNGGKSWIGNNLNDCHLDYYYLFLFVLALLNMGAFWWASSVYVYKTEKKMVQENQSYVATEGNKIIL; encoded by the exons ATGGACGTGGAAGAAACCAATGTTAAGGCCTACACTCTTGATGGCACTATGGATCTTCGCGGTAGGCCCGTGCTTGCTTCTAAGACTGGCAAATGGAAAGCTTGTGCTTTTCTTCTTG TATATGAAGTATTCGAGAGAATGGCGTTCTATGGGATAGCATCAAACTTGGTGGTATACGTGACAACCCAACTACATGAAGACACAGTTTCATCAGTAAGGAATGTAAATAATTGGAATGGAGTTGTATGGATGACGCCAATTCTTGGTGCATACTTGGCTGATTCTTATCTTGGCCGATATTGGACTTTCACCATCTCTTCTCTCATTTATGTCTTG GGTATGTTGTTTCTAACGACGGTTGTTTCACTCAAGTCCTTAAAACCAAGATGCACGAACAATACATGCAACAACGAGGGCTCTTCGTCCAAAATTGCAATGTTCTACGTTGCTTTGTATGTCATAGCCCTAGGAGCAGGAGGAACAAAACCAAACATTTCGACATTTGGGGCAGACCAATTTGATGAATTAGATCCTCATGAAAAAAAGCTCAAAGTTTCATTGTTCAATTGGTGGTTTTTTTGTGCATTCTTGGGAGGCCTCTTTGCAACTTTGGCACTTGTGTACATACAAGAAAACTTGGGTTGGGGTTTAGGTTATGGGATTCCTACTATTGGCCTTCTATTATCCTTGATTGTTTTTTACTTGGGAACTCCTATTTATAGGCACAAAGCTAGGAACTTAAAAAGCCCTACAACCGATGTTTTTAGGGTCATTTTTACTGCCATGGCCAATTGGAGACTCAAAGTTCTTGAGAACCCTAACGACAAACAACTGGAAAATCGTAATACTGCACGTTTCAG GTTCTTGGAGAAGGCTAGTGTAGAAGAAGGCAGCACAAGACCTCCTTGCACAAAAGCACAAGTAGAAAAATCAAAGCAAGTATGTGGAATGATAATGATATGGTTAGTACTACTAATTCCTAGCACCATTTGGGCCCAAATAAACACCCTTTTTGTTAAACAAGGAACCACCCTAAACCGTCACATAGGCCCGAATTTCCAAGTCCCTGCAGCGTCCTTAGGGAGCTTTGTAACTCTATCCATGCTCCTAACCTTACCCATCTATGACCTCTACTTTGTACCCATGATGCGGAGTAGGACAGGGAATCCAAGGGGAATCACTTTGTTACAGAGAATCGGGATTGGTTGCATCATCCAGGTTCTGGCCATTGCGGTAGCTTACACGGTCGAGATGCATAGGATGCATGTTATTAAGGTAGAGCATGTCTTAGGGAGCAAGTCATTAGTCCCTATGAGCATATTTTTGTTAATGCCTCAATATGCCCTTATTGGTGTGGCTGATGTATTCAACTCAATTGGATTGTTGGAGTTCTTTTATGATCAGTCACCGGACGATATGCAAAGTCTAGGGACGACCTTCTTTACAAGTGCGATTGGGGTGGGAAATTTCTTTAATAGTTTTTTGGTTACTATGGTGGTTAAGATTACCGGAAGAAATGGGGGAAAGAGTTGGATAGGGAACAATTTGAATGATTGTCATTTGGACTattattacttgttcttgtttGTGTTGGCTCTTTTGAATATGGGTGCATTTTGGTGGGCATCAAGTGTGTATGTTTACAAAACAGAGAAGAAAATGGTACAAGAAAATCAAAGTTATGTCGCAACTGAGGGAAATAAGATTATATTGTAG